In Etheostoma spectabile isolate EspeVRDwgs_2016 chromosome 20, UIUC_Espe_1.0, whole genome shotgun sequence, the following are encoded in one genomic region:
- the rin3 gene encoding ras and Rab interactor 3 codes for MMEASVVPQDAGHTSPLTGSLDTPSAPSPASIPPSLPLSPPSLPSCNPPVRPCRPKPPPPAVKSPSLPSCPPLPESTPSSLPVPLSPVSKPPHPLPPISKPPPPLSSNSPPSVPPPLSFNPPPPSLPPPLSPTPVSPSPLLSLQPTVSSDPSPSFTPPPPPPPPLLTPPLPSSSSSSPPPPPVIPPSSPTPAFLSLIDRLVWSVSVWQPKGLSQDQSTSVMEKEKAGAFLLNSTEDKAMTLSVRLPDEQGAPLVHNLTVKQHKTFLHLDGSSLVFDDIFKLISFYCASRDILAIPLRLPWAITTATKREELEVISAMGADFWTSDLNQQAQNQDLVLDHNHSKVYVFVNPVTVGESANKDLKDSSISKLDITTNQNITPSLQNGEATQKISTTKVKGQTTPKHEIKYKRPPPRPPSLGSGSGMGLLFSSPPSLHTSSSVTPAAERKEEGKGGAGEREERKSVSTSLTPLRPPVPLQSRAAPPLPPAPLRRTSSKKSADREVGDGTEREKGQRPAKQTEREGGGERGEEKTGSKSGQLDEGVEQENSSQHQEEEVKKDREKREKEDEKEERDMKMDKEEDKQKSSSPCSQSVKKPSRPVPPPRRKPCPPKAPVCPNQAGGGSANQTAGMRGPPPSPARRPDVSLYSPQGGAVLLTDPDSCSASSTEEEGELNLEQEQNHNRPAEYPNPVKRTSTTVMLDRARYRLSNVITGLINHNRRLTQRIVELARDPLSYFGNLVKEHRAFTLETMSNHSSSTELLQEIRQMMTQLKSYLLQSTELQAMLEPQHQYAQDKLESMVEAALCKSVLKPLREPIYQSLEKLHTDDGSLKQLAQNQSVVLGSTTTALGVTTAIPEASTMEKISIKLNSLHLEYSPQKKIELMLKACKMIYDSMSASSPGRAHGADDFLPVMMYVLLDAISPP; via the exons ATGATGGAAGCCAGCGTTGTTCCCCAGGACGCAGG CCACACCAGCCCTCTGACAGGATCACTTGACACTCCATCCGCCCCTTCTCCtgcctccatccctccatcgcTTCCGCTTTCTCCACCCTCCCTGCCCTCCTGCAACCCTCCGGTCCGGCCATGTCGACCCAAACCGCCCCCTCCTGCTGTGAAGTCCCCCTCGCTCCCCTCTTGTCCTCCTCTACCTGAGTCCACTCCTTCATCCCTTCCTGTCCCTCTTTCTCCTGTCTCCAaacctcctcatcctcttcctcctatCTCCAaacctcctccccccctctcctccaatTCTCCTCCCTCCGTTCCTCCGCCTCTCTCCTTCAACCCTCCTCCCCCATCTCTTCCCCCTCCACTCTCCCCTACTCCGGTCTCTCCTTCTCCCCTGCTTTCTCTCCAACCAACTGTCTCCTCTGatccctctccctctttcactcctcctcctcctcctcctcctcctcttcttacTCCTCCGTtaccctcatcctcctcctcatctcctcctcctccacctgttATCCCGCCATCTTCTCCAACTCCTGCGTTCCTGAGTCTCATAGATCGGCTGGTTTGGAGCGTCTCGGTATGGCAGCCCAAAGGACTCAGCCAAGACCAAAGCACTAGTGTCATGGAGAAAGAGAAGGCCggg GCATTCCTGTTAAACAGCACAGAGGACAAGGCCATGACACTGTCGGTGCGGCTGCCTGATGAACAGGGGGCGCCGCTCGTACACAACCTGAcggtcaaacaacacaagacat TTCTCCACTTAGATGGTTCCTCTCTGGTTTTTgatgacatcttcaaattgATCTCCTTCTACTGTGCCAGCAG GGACATTCTGGCCATTCCACTGAGATTACCCTGGGCCATTACCACAGCAACGAAGAGAGAGGAGCTGGAGGTCATCTCTGCAATGGGTGCAG ATTTCTGGACGTCTGATCTGAACCAGCAGGCACAGAACCAGGACTTGGTTTTGGATCACAACCACAGCAAAGTGTACGTGTTTGTCAACCCAGTCACTGTAGGGGAGAGCGCCAACAAAgacctgaaggactcctctaTCTCCAAACTTGATATCACCACCAATCAAAACATCACCCCCTCCCTGCAGAATGGAGAAGCCACACAGAAGATCAGCACAACCAAAGTCAAAGGTCAGACAACGCCCAAACACGAGATTAAGTACAAGCGCCCACCACCCCGACCCCCCAGCCTGGGCTCAGGGTCAGGGATGggcctcctcttctcctctccccccTCGCTTCACACTTCATCTTCTGTGACTCCAGCAgctgagagaaaagaggaaggaaagggaggagcaggagagagagaagagaggaagtcAGTGTCTACATCACTTACTCCATTGAGGCCTCCTGTCCCCCTGCAGAGCCGAGCCGCTCCCCCGCTGCCTCCTGCTCCTCTCCGTCGCACCTCGTCCAAAAAAAGCGCCGACCGAGAGGTAGGAGACGggacggagagagagaagggacaAAGACCTGCAAAGCAaactgagagagaggggggaggagagagaggagaggagaaaacgGGAAGTAAATCAGGTCAGCTGGATGAGGGGGTTGAGCAAGAGAACAGTAGCCAGCATCAAGAGGAGGAGGTTAAAAAGGacagggaaaagagagagaaagaggacgaGAAGGAGGAAAGAGACATGAAAATGGATAAAGAGGAGGACAAACAGAAATCCAGCTCCCCGTGTTCTCAATCAGTGAAAAAACCATCCCGTCCAGTCCCTCCGCCACGGAGGAAACCGTGTCCCCCAAAAGCACCTGTGTGCCCCAACCAGGCAGGAGGAGGATCAGCTAATCAGACTGCTGGGATGAGAGGGCCCCCTCCCTCCCCGGCGCGGCGGCCAGATGTGTCGCTGTACTCGCCGCAGGGTGGTGCTGTGCTACTAACTGATCCCGACTCCTGCTCTGCCAGCAgcacagaggaagaaggagagcTGAACCTGGAGCAGGAGCAAAACCACAA TCGCCCTGCAGAGTATCCCAACCCAGTAAAGAGAACCTCCACCACTGTCATGTTGGACCGAGCACGCTACCGCCTGTCCAACGTCATCACGGGCCTCATCAACCACAACCGCCGCCTCACACAGCGCATCGTAGAGCTGGCCAGGGACCCTCTGAGCTACTTTGGGAACCTG GTAAAAGAGCACCGTGCATTCACCTTGGAGACCATGTCGAACCACTCCTCCTCCACCGAGCTGTTGCAGGAGATCAGACAGATGATGACTCAGCTGAAGAGTTACCTGCTGCAGAGTACCGAGCTGCAAGCTATGCTGGAGCCGCAGCATCAGTATGCACAAGACAAACTGG AGAGCATGGTAGAAGCTGCTCTGTGTAAGAGTGTACTGAAGCCACTGAGGGAGCCAATTTACCAGAGTCTGGAGAAACTACACACCGACGACGGCAGCCTGAAACAACTGGCACAGAACcag tctgtcGTCTTAGGCAGCACCACCACAGCATTAGGAGTAACCACTGCCATCCCAGAGGCCTctactatggagaagatcagcATCAAACTGAACAGCCTCCATCTAGAGTATTCTCCCCAGAAAAAGATCGAGCTTATGCTGAAGGCCTGCAAGATGATCTATGACTCCATGTCTGCCAGCAGCCCAG ggcgGGCCCATGGCGCTGATGACTTCCTGCCTGTAATGATGTATGTCCTGCTAGATGCAATCTCCCCGCCCTGA
- the pth2 gene encoding tuberoinfundibular peptide of 39 residues has product MFEMPTFPRMTFLLLCILGMTLVTSGFPQSRLRLRSPDDSEEPTPDDWDVLFPSISLRDWSVQMMSSPSLGAAANSKAGLMRGAWLFAPERPEASVERAWPAEWSPQGAGMVKRNMVVADDSAFREKSKLLTSMERQKWLNSYMQKLLVVNS; this is encoded by the exons ATGTTTGAGATGCCTACTTTCCCCCGAATGACCTTCCTGTTGCTTTGCATTCTGGGTATGACCTTGGTGACATCTGGCTTCCCGCAGTCTCGACTACGTCTCAG AAGTCCTGATGATTCAGAGGAACCTACACCAGATGACTGGGATGTCCTGTTCCCCTCCATCTCGCTCCGTGATTGGAGCGTTCAAATGATGTCATCGCCCAGCCTCGGAGCAGCAGCCAACAGCAAGGCAGGACTGATGAGGGGGGCGTGGCTGTTTGCCCCCGAGAGGCCAGAGGCCAG CGTGGAGAGGGCGTGGCCTGCCGAGTGGTCGCCTCAGGGAGCCGGCATGGTGAAGAGGAACATGGTGGTGGCTGATGACTCTGCCTTCAGAGAGAAGAGTAAACTCCTCACCTCCATGGAGAGACAGAAGTGGCTCAACTCCTACATGCAGAAACTACTCGTGGTTAATTCGTAa